A single Triticum dicoccoides isolate Atlit2015 ecotype Zavitan chromosome 2A, WEW_v2.0, whole genome shotgun sequence DNA region contains:
- the LOC119353238 gene encoding NAC domain-containing protein 92-like, translated as MSDVTAVMDLEVEEPRLSLPPGFRFHPTDEEVVTHYLTPKAVNNAFSCLVIADVDLNKTEPWDLPGKAKMGEKEWYFFVHKDRKYPTGTRTNRATEKGYWKATGKDKEIFRGKGRDAVLVGMKKTLVFYTGRAPRGDKTPYVMHEYRLEGQLPHRLPRSARNDWAVCRVFDKDLAAKNAPPQTASAAVGVMEDPYAFLDVDDFFNNPDLPMLMDSPSGADDFAGASSSTSSAAVPLEPDMEHLSIKTEPPVPQQQMQSPNYFFMPATTANGNHGGGAYSPYQAMGEQQSAIRRHCKPEAASSSALLSPSLGFDTGALAGGDTSFVIPSSRSYLDLEELCRGEPPMDYSNMWKI; from the exons ATGTCGGACGTGACGGCGGTGATGGATCTGGAGGTGGAGGAGCCGCGGCTCTCGCTCCCGCCGGGCTTCCGGTTTCATCCGACCGACGAGGAGGTGGTCACCCACTACCTCACCCCCAAGGCCGTCAACAACGCCTTCTCCTGCCTCGTGATCGCCGACGTCGACCTCAACAAGACCGAGCCGTGGGATCTCCCCG GGAAGGCGAAGATGGGGGAGAAGGAGTGGTACTTCTTCGTGCACAAGGATCGCAAGTACCCGACGGGCACGCGCACCAACCGCGCCACGGAGAAGGGGTACTGGAAGGCGACGGGGAAGGACAAGGAGATCTTCCGCGGCAAGGGCCGCGACGCCGTCCTCGTCGGCATGAAGAAGACGCTCGTCTTCTACACCGGCCGAGCGCCCCGCGGGGACAAGACGCCGTACGTGATGCACGAGTACCGCCTCGAGGGCCAGCTCCCCCACCGCCTCCCCCGCTCCGCCAGG AACGATTGGGCTGTTTGCCGGGTTTTCGACAAGGACTTGGCGGCGAAGAATGCGCCGCCCCAGACGGCGTCGGCGGCCGTCGGGGTCATGGAGGACCCGTACGCCTTCCTCGACGTTGACGACTTCTTCAACAACCCCGACCTGCCGATGCTCATGGACTCCCCGTCAGGCGCCGACGACTTCGCCGGCGCCTCGAGCTCCACCTCCAGCGCCGCCGTGCCGCTCGAGCCGGACATGGAGCACCTTTCCATCAAGACGGAACCGCCGGTGCCGCAGCAGCAGATGCAGAGCCCCAACTACTTCTTCATGCCGGCGACGACGGCCAACGGCAACCACGGCGGCGGCGCGTACTCGCCCTACCAGGCCATGGGGGAGCAGCAGAGCGCGATCCGCAGGCACTGCAAGCCGGAGGCGGCGTCTTCGTCGGCGCTGCTGAGCCCCTCGCTCGGCTTCGACACCGGGGCGCTCGCCGGCGGGGACACCTCGTTCGTGATACCGTCGTCGCGGTCGTACCTCGATCTGGAGGAGCTGTGCCGGGGCGAGCCTCCCATGGACTACTCCAACATGTGGAAGATCTGA